In Xylanibacter ruminicola 23, a single genomic region encodes these proteins:
- the dnaN gene encoding DNA polymerase III subunit beta, translated as MRFTLSSTALSSKLVALSRVINSKNALPILGDFLFEIENNVLHLTASDSENVMKTQLELTESDGNFRFAIGNHDLLEAVKGFSEQPITFDVDLEQNLVKITYQNGLFSLPVDNADEFPVAQPVSDFAKSIVLPNAILAENINRSIFATAQDELRPVMNGIYFDLTPDHLAVVASDGHKLVRNKIFTIKSEEPSAFILPKKPANLLKNLLGKDGGDVTIRFDERNAEVNYGDGVLLCRLIEGRYPNYNSVIPQNNPNEVRLDRLSLLAALRRVQPFANDSSNLVRFHVEGSTFQLDAEDYDFSKTATERMTCEYNGTPMSIGFKGNAFIEILGNIECSDVIIQLADSSRAGLVLPSEQPENQEVVMLMMPMLIND; from the coding sequence ATGCGTTTTACATTATCAAGCACAGCACTGAGCTCTAAGCTCGTTGCACTCTCGAGAGTGATTAACAGTAAAAATGCTCTACCCATCCTGGGTGACTTTTTATTCGAGATCGAAAACAATGTTCTGCATCTGACTGCATCAGATTCAGAGAACGTGATGAAGACACAGCTGGAGCTGACCGAAAGCGATGGCAACTTCCGCTTTGCTATCGGCAACCACGACCTGCTTGAGGCCGTAAAAGGCTTCTCTGAGCAGCCCATCACATTCGACGTGGATCTGGAGCAGAATCTGGTAAAGATCACTTACCAAAACGGTTTGTTCTCTCTGCCTGTCGACAACGCCGACGAATTCCCTGTGGCACAGCCAGTTAGCGACTTTGCTAAGAGCATCGTTCTGCCTAATGCCATCCTGGCCGAGAATATCAACCGCAGCATCTTTGCTACCGCTCAGGACGAGCTTCGCCCTGTAATGAACGGTATCTACTTCGATCTTACTCCCGATCACCTGGCAGTAGTTGCTTCTGACGGGCACAAGCTGGTTCGCAACAAGATATTCACCATTAAGAGCGAGGAGCCATCGGCATTTATCCTGCCTAAGAAGCCCGCTAACCTGCTGAAGAACCTGCTGGGTAAAGATGGTGGCGATGTTACTATCCGCTTCGACGAGCGCAACGCCGAGGTTAACTACGGCGATGGTGTGCTGCTGTGCCGCCTGATCGAGGGTCGCTACCCCAACTATAACTCAGTAATCCCACAGAACAATCCTAACGAGGTTCGTCTGGATCGTCTGTCATTGCTGGCTGCCCTGCGCCGCGTACAGCCATTTGCTAACGATTCGAGCAATCTGGTACGCTTCCACGTTGAAGGCTCTACATTCCAGCTGGATGCTGAGGACTACGACTTCTCGAAGACCGCTACAGAGCGCATGACCTGTGAGTATAACGGTACACCAATGAGCATTGGTTTCAAGGGTAACGCCTTTATCGAGATCCTGGGCAACATCGAGTGTTCTGACGTGATTATCCAGTTGGCCGACTCAAGTCGTGCCGGTTTGGTTCTGCCTTCAGAGCAGCCTGAGAATCAGGAGGTTGTGATGCTGATGATGCCTATGCTTATTAACGACTAA
- a CDS encoding tRNA1(Val) (adenine(37)-N6)-methyltransferase yields the protein MAKNSFQFKQFTVYQDRCAMKVGTDGTLLGAWANAPVAAARILDIGTGTGLVALMMAQRFPEAQVTGIDIDEDAAQQAQENVVGSPFSDRIMINREDATKIDDKAGYDAIVCNPPYFVDSLTCPQDQRTLARHAVSLTYESLMHAASKLLKPNGILSLVIPADNQDNVESAAAFEGLFLTRICLIKTTPNKLPKRHLVEFRKHPVEQVNFEEQVLESCPGQRSDWYHNLTKDFYIK from the coding sequence ATGGCAAAAAACAGCTTTCAATTCAAACAATTCACTGTTTATCAGGACCGTTGCGCCATGAAGGTGGGTACTGATGGCACACTGCTGGGCGCATGGGCAAATGCACCCGTTGCAGCAGCACGTATTCTTGACATTGGAACGGGCACCGGACTGGTAGCCCTGATGATGGCTCAGCGCTTTCCCGAGGCGCAGGTTACAGGCATTGACATCGACGAAGATGCCGCCCAGCAAGCCCAGGAAAATGTAGTAGGTTCTCCATTTTCCGACCGGATTATGATAAATAGAGAAGATGCTACAAAAATAGACGACAAAGCAGGGTATGATGCCATCGTGTGCAATCCGCCATATTTCGTTGATTCTCTCACGTGTCCGCAGGATCAGCGCACACTGGCCCGTCACGCTGTAAGTTTAACGTACGAAAGCTTAATGCACGCTGCCAGCAAACTGCTGAAACCAAACGGCATTCTGTCGCTGGTTATTCCTGCCGACAATCAGGATAACGTAGAGTCTGCCGCAGCTTTCGAGGGATTATTCCTAACTAGAATCTGTCTGATTAAAACTACGCCCAATAAACTCCCGAAACGTCATCTGGTAGAATTCAGAAAGCATCCCGTAGAACAAGTTAATTTCGAGGAGCAAGTATTAGAATCATGCCCAGGTCAGCGCAGCGATTGGTATCATAATCTTACTAAGGATTTCTACATCAAATAA
- a CDS encoding DUF3127 domain-containing protein, with translation MELTGKIIAVMEARGGVSARTGNSWKTQEYVLEVPGQYPKRCVFNVFGEDKINQFNIQNGDELTIQFDIDAREYNGRWYNDVRAYSVIRGQQPVAGAPVAAAPSAATSPFPPAQEPASEGSSDDLPF, from the coding sequence ATGGAATTAACAGGTAAAATCATTGCGGTAATGGAAGCCCGCGGAGGTGTTTCGGCCCGTACAGGCAATTCATGGAAGACTCAGGAGTACGTTTTGGAGGTTCCTGGTCAGTATCCTAAGCGTTGCGTATTTAACGTATTTGGTGAGGACAAAATCAATCAGTTCAATATCCAGAATGGTGACGAGCTTACCATCCAGTTTGATATTGATGCTCGCGAATATAACGGTCGTTGGTATAACGATGTACGTGCTTACAGCGTTATTCGTGGTCAGCAGCCTGTAGCCGGTGCTCCTGTAGCAGCAGCTCCTTCAGCAGCTACATCGCCATTCCCACCAGCACAGGAGCCCGCTAGCGAGGGTTCGTCTGACGATCTGCCATTCTAA